One genomic segment of Arachis duranensis cultivar V14167 chromosome 4, aradu.V14167.gnm2.J7QH, whole genome shotgun sequence includes these proteins:
- the LOC107486108 gene encoding receptor-like protein CLAVATA2 isoform X2 has protein sequence MNLSGQIHPSFCNLSYLEKVDFSHNNFTCPLPVCFGNLLGLRTVDLSHNRFHGGVPDSFVRLKQLTELVLSGNPDLGGPIPGWIGNFSAYLERLQLGFCSFNGMIPDSLVYLKSLNYLDLENNLLSGNLVDFHQPLVLLNLASNRFSGTLPCFSAAIKSLTVLNLSNNSIVGGIPACIASLEVLSHLNLSGNHLKYRISPRLVFSEKLLVLDLSNNGLSGPIPGKIAETTEKQGLVLLDLSHNQFSGEIPLKITELKSLQALFLSHNLLSGEIPARIGNLTYLEVIDLSHNSLSGTIPLNIVGCFQLLALILNNNNLSGVIQPEFDALDSLKILDISNNRFSGDIPLTLAGCKSLEIVDFSSNDLSGSLNDAITKWTNLRYLSLAQNKFSGTLPSWLFTFQAIEMMDFSHNKFSGFIPDVNVKGSSLFNSRDLTVKEPTGATRNVQLRVSVIVSDNNQSSFTYNLSSMVGIDLSNNLLHGEIPRGLFGLAGLQYLNLSSNFLDGQLPGLQKMQSLKALDLSHNSLSGHIPGNISSLQGLDTLNLSYNCFSGSVPQKQGYGRFPGAFAGNPDLCLESSGGGCEDGRVSSEQGSFFGEDRMDGPISVGIFFISAFISFDVGVVVLFCSTRARNYILRTKV, from the coding sequence ATGAACTTGTCAGGCCAAATCCACCCGAGTTTTTGTAACCTTTCATACCTTGAAAAGGTGGATTTTTCACACAATAACTTCACATGCCCTCTACCTGTATGTTTTGGGAACTTGCTTGGTCTTCGAACCGTTGATCTCAGTCACAACCGGTTCCATGGTGGGGTGCCAGATTCCTTCGTGAGGCTTAAGCAACTTACTGAGCTTGTTCTGAGTGGGAACCCTGATTTGGGAGGGCCAATTCCTGGTTGGATTGGTAATTTCTCTGCTTATTTGGAGAGATTGCAGCTTGGTTTCTGCTCATTCAATGGGATGATACCTGATAGCTTGGTTTACTTGAAGTCCCTTAATTATTTGGACCTTGAGAATAATTTGCTCTCTGGAAATCTGGTTGATTTTCACCAGCCACTGGTTTTGCTTAATCTGGCTTCGAATCGGTTTTCGGGTACTTTGCCTTGCTTTTCGGCTGCGATTAAGTCTCTAACTGTATTGAATCTGTCAAACAATTCAATTGTGGGAGGAATACCTGCCTGTATTGCATCACTTGAAGTTTTGAGTCATCTGAACCTATCAGGGAACCACTTAAAGTATAGAATATCTCCAAGACTAGTGTTCTCGGAGAAGCTCCTGGTTTTGGACTTGAGTAATAATGGTCTGAGTGGTCCTATTCCAGGTAAAATTGCGGAGACGACAGAAAAACAGGGCCTGGTTCTTCTTGACCTTTCACACAATCAATTCTCTGGTGAAATTCCTTTGAAAATTACAGAATTGAAAAGCTTGCAGGCTTTGTTCTTATCTCACAACCTTCTGTCCGGAGAAATTCCTGCTAGGATTGGAAATTTGACTTACCTTGAAGTCATTGATCTCTCACACAACTCACTATCTGGCACTATTCCGCTTAATATTGTTGGGTGCTTCCAGCTGCTTGCCCTCATACTTAATAATAACAATCTTTCTGGCGTGATTCAACCGGAGTTTGATGCACTGGATAGCTTGAAGATACTGGACATAAGCAATAACAGGTTCTCAGGGGACATTCCACTCACTTTGGCTGGATGTAAATCTTTGGAGATTGTTGATTTTAGTTCTAATGATCTTTCTGGATCCTTGAATGATGCAATAACCAAATGGACAAACCTCAGGTATCTGtctctagctcagaacaaattCAGTGGAACTTTGCCTAGTTGGTTGTTCACATTTCAAGCAATAGAAATGATGGATTTCTCACACAACAAGTTCTCTGGCTTCATACCTGATGTTAATGTTAAGGGTAGTTCATTGTTTAACAGCAGAGACTTAACTGTTAAAGAGCCAACGGGTGCAACAAGAAATGTTCAGCTGAGAGTATCCGTTATTGTTTCCGATAACAATCAATCCAGTTTCACTTATAATCTTTCCTCAATGGTTGGAATCGATCTATCAAACAACTTGCTACATGGGGAGATTCCAAGGGGCTTATTTGGCCTAGCTGGCCTACAATATCTAAATTTATCATCCAACTTTCTTGATGGGCAGCTTCCGGGTTTGCAGAAAATGCAGAGCTTGAAAGCATTAGATCTGTCTCATAATTCGTTGTCGGGGCATATCCCAGGAAACATTTCTAGCCTTCAAGGTCTGGACACCTTGAATCTGTCTTACAACTGTTTCTCAGGATCTGTTCCCCAGAAGCAAGGGTATGGGAGATTTCCCGGAGCATTTGCTGGAAATCCAGACTTATGCTTGGAATCTTCTGGTGGCGGATGTGAGGATGGAAGGGTTTCATCAGAGCAAGGCAGTTTTTTTGGGGAAGATAGAATGGATGGACCGATTTCTGTTGGAATTTTCTTTATTAGCGCCTTTATTAGTTTCGATGTTGGTGTTGTCGTTTTGTTTTGTTCTACTAGAGCAAGAAACTACATTCTCCGGACAAAAGTTTGA
- the LOC107486108 gene encoding receptor-like protein CLAVATA2 isoform X1: MGHTWGYAISSFFSFTSHHCFLHPLTLLCMIFLLCSTTCHSIDIHPQDKVSLLCFKSWIQDPDQVLSSWGSSNNNCTNWNGITCDNTGHVLLVNLTSMNLSGQIHPSFCNLSYLEKVDFSHNNFTCPLPVCFGNLLGLRTVDLSHNRFHGGVPDSFVRLKQLTELVLSGNPDLGGPIPGWIGNFSAYLERLQLGFCSFNGMIPDSLVYLKSLNYLDLENNLLSGNLVDFHQPLVLLNLASNRFSGTLPCFSAAIKSLTVLNLSNNSIVGGIPACIASLEVLSHLNLSGNHLKYRISPRLVFSEKLLVLDLSNNGLSGPIPGKIAETTEKQGLVLLDLSHNQFSGEIPLKITELKSLQALFLSHNLLSGEIPARIGNLTYLEVIDLSHNSLSGTIPLNIVGCFQLLALILNNNNLSGVIQPEFDALDSLKILDISNNRFSGDIPLTLAGCKSLEIVDFSSNDLSGSLNDAITKWTNLRYLSLAQNKFSGTLPSWLFTFQAIEMMDFSHNKFSGFIPDVNVKGSSLFNSRDLTVKEPTGATRNVQLRVSVIVSDNNQSSFTYNLSSMVGIDLSNNLLHGEIPRGLFGLAGLQYLNLSSNFLDGQLPGLQKMQSLKALDLSHNSLSGHIPGNISSLQGLDTLNLSYNCFSGSVPQKQGYGRFPGAFAGNPDLCLESSGGGCEDGRVSSEQGSFFGEDRMDGPISVGIFFISAFISFDVGVVVLFCSTRARNYILRTKV; the protein is encoded by the coding sequence ATGGGACACACATGGGGTTATGCTATTTCCTCCTTTTTTTCCTTCACATCCCACCATTGTTTTTTGCATCCACTCACACTCTTGTGTATGATTTTTCTTCTGTGTTCAACCACTTGTCACTCAATTGATATTCACCCACAAGACAAAGTTTCACTTTTGTGCTTCAAGTCATGGATTCAAGACCCTGACCAGGTTTTGTCCAGTTGGGGTAGCTCCAACAATAACTGCACTAATTGGAATGGAATCACCTGTGACAACACTGGCCATGTTCTTTTGGTTAACCTCACAAGTATGAACTTGTCAGGCCAAATCCACCCGAGTTTTTGTAACCTTTCATACCTTGAAAAGGTGGATTTTTCACACAATAACTTCACATGCCCTCTACCTGTATGTTTTGGGAACTTGCTTGGTCTTCGAACCGTTGATCTCAGTCACAACCGGTTCCATGGTGGGGTGCCAGATTCCTTCGTGAGGCTTAAGCAACTTACTGAGCTTGTTCTGAGTGGGAACCCTGATTTGGGAGGGCCAATTCCTGGTTGGATTGGTAATTTCTCTGCTTATTTGGAGAGATTGCAGCTTGGTTTCTGCTCATTCAATGGGATGATACCTGATAGCTTGGTTTACTTGAAGTCCCTTAATTATTTGGACCTTGAGAATAATTTGCTCTCTGGAAATCTGGTTGATTTTCACCAGCCACTGGTTTTGCTTAATCTGGCTTCGAATCGGTTTTCGGGTACTTTGCCTTGCTTTTCGGCTGCGATTAAGTCTCTAACTGTATTGAATCTGTCAAACAATTCAATTGTGGGAGGAATACCTGCCTGTATTGCATCACTTGAAGTTTTGAGTCATCTGAACCTATCAGGGAACCACTTAAAGTATAGAATATCTCCAAGACTAGTGTTCTCGGAGAAGCTCCTGGTTTTGGACTTGAGTAATAATGGTCTGAGTGGTCCTATTCCAGGTAAAATTGCGGAGACGACAGAAAAACAGGGCCTGGTTCTTCTTGACCTTTCACACAATCAATTCTCTGGTGAAATTCCTTTGAAAATTACAGAATTGAAAAGCTTGCAGGCTTTGTTCTTATCTCACAACCTTCTGTCCGGAGAAATTCCTGCTAGGATTGGAAATTTGACTTACCTTGAAGTCATTGATCTCTCACACAACTCACTATCTGGCACTATTCCGCTTAATATTGTTGGGTGCTTCCAGCTGCTTGCCCTCATACTTAATAATAACAATCTTTCTGGCGTGATTCAACCGGAGTTTGATGCACTGGATAGCTTGAAGATACTGGACATAAGCAATAACAGGTTCTCAGGGGACATTCCACTCACTTTGGCTGGATGTAAATCTTTGGAGATTGTTGATTTTAGTTCTAATGATCTTTCTGGATCCTTGAATGATGCAATAACCAAATGGACAAACCTCAGGTATCTGtctctagctcagaacaaattCAGTGGAACTTTGCCTAGTTGGTTGTTCACATTTCAAGCAATAGAAATGATGGATTTCTCACACAACAAGTTCTCTGGCTTCATACCTGATGTTAATGTTAAGGGTAGTTCATTGTTTAACAGCAGAGACTTAACTGTTAAAGAGCCAACGGGTGCAACAAGAAATGTTCAGCTGAGAGTATCCGTTATTGTTTCCGATAACAATCAATCCAGTTTCACTTATAATCTTTCCTCAATGGTTGGAATCGATCTATCAAACAACTTGCTACATGGGGAGATTCCAAGGGGCTTATTTGGCCTAGCTGGCCTACAATATCTAAATTTATCATCCAACTTTCTTGATGGGCAGCTTCCGGGTTTGCAGAAAATGCAGAGCTTGAAAGCATTAGATCTGTCTCATAATTCGTTGTCGGGGCATATCCCAGGAAACATTTCTAGCCTTCAAGGTCTGGACACCTTGAATCTGTCTTACAACTGTTTCTCAGGATCTGTTCCCCAGAAGCAAGGGTATGGGAGATTTCCCGGAGCATTTGCTGGAAATCCAGACTTATGCTTGGAATCTTCTGGTGGCGGATGTGAGGATGGAAGGGTTTCATCAGAGCAAGGCAGTTTTTTTGGGGAAGATAGAATGGATGGACCGATTTCTGTTGGAATTTTCTTTATTAGCGCCTTTATTAGTTTCGATGTTGGTGTTGTCGTTTTGTTTTGTTCTACTAGAGCAAGAAACTACATTCTCCGGACAAAAGTTTGA
- the LOC107486109 gene encoding protein TRIGALACTOSYLDIACYLGLYCEROL 3, chloroplastic isoform X1 has protein sequence MVSLSTNPFFSLTTQNAASRSSSSSSSSLYSRFAASTKFNSFHANNKDHRKVVCACVAPPTNFKSEDSSALRFNGSSKSEQLSTLREQDGDSDVLIECRDVYKSFGEKKILNGVSFKIRHGEAVGIIGPSGTGKSTVLKIIAGLLIPDKGEVYIRGRKRVGLVSDDELHGLRIGLVFQSAALFDSLTVRENVGFLLYEHSSMPEDQISEVVKETLAAVGLKGVENRLPSELSGGMKKRVALARSIIYDNSKDSIEPEVLLYDEPTAGLDPIASTVVEDLIRSVHIKGQDARGKPGNIASYVVVTHQHSTIKRAIDRLVFLHKGKIVWEGMTHEFTTSTNPIVQQFASGSLEGPIKY, from the exons ATGGTTTCTTTGTCAACAAACCCCTTCTTTTCTCTAACCACCCAAAACGCTGCgtctcgttcttcttcttcttcttcttcttcgttgtATTCGAGATTCGCGGCTTCAACCAAGTTCAATTCTTTCCACGCAAATAATAAAGATCATAGAAAGGTTGTTTGTGCTTGCGTCGCTCCTCCAACGAACTTCAAGAGCGAAGACTCTTCCGCCCTCAGATTCAAT GGTTCATCGAAATCGGAGCAATTGAGCACACTTCGGGAACAAGATGGTGACTCTGATGTTCTTATTGAGTGTAGAGACGTCTACAAGTCATTTGGGGAAAAGAAAATCCTCAATGGTGTTAGCTTCAAG ATTAGACATGGGGAAGCAGTTGGAATAATCGGTCCTTCTGGGACTGGAAAATCCACAGTTTTAAAGATTATTGCAGGATTACTTATTCCAGATAAG GGTGAGGTTTATATTCGAGGTAGAAAGAGAGTTGGTCTGGTAAGCGATGATGAGCTACATGGTCTTCGCATTGGATTA GTGTTCCAAAGTGCAGCACTTTTTGATTCTTTGACTGTCCGTGAAAATGTTGGTTTTCTCTT GTATGAACACTCAAGCATGCCTGAAGACCAGATATCAGAGGTTGTCAAGGAAACCTTGGCTGCTGTTGGATTGAAG GGAGTTGAGAATCGGTTGCCTTCTGAGTTATCAGGTGGAATGAAAAAACGAGTTGCTTTAGCTCGATCTATTATTTATGACAATTCAAAGGATTCAATTGAGCCTGAG GTTCTCTTATATGATGAACCAACTGCTGGACTAGATCCCATTGCATCAACTGTTGTTGAGGATCTAATTCGTTCAGTGCACATAAAAGGACAAGATGCACGTGGGAAACCCGGGAACATTGCATCATATGTGGTCGTCACTCACCAACATAGTACCATTAAAAGAGCCATTGACAG GTTGGTGTTTCTACACAAGGGAAAGATTGTTTGGGAAGGAATGACTCATGAATTTACAACATCAACAAATCCAATTGTTCAACAG TTTGCATCTGGGAGCCTGGAGGGTCCTATCAAATACTAG
- the LOC107486109 gene encoding protein TRIGALACTOSYLDIACYLGLYCEROL 3, chloroplastic isoform X2: protein MVSLSTNPFFSLTTQNAASRSSSSSSSSLYSRFAASTKFNSFHANNKDHRKVVCACVAPPTNFKSEDSSALRFNGSSKSEQLSTLREQDGDSDVLIECRDVYKSFGEKKILNGVSFKIRHGEAVGIIGPSGTGKSTVLKIIAGLLIPDKGEVYIRGRKRVGLVSDDELHGLRIGLVFQSAALFDSLTVRENVGFLLYEHSSMPEDQISEVVKETLAAVGLKVLLYDEPTAGLDPIASTVVEDLIRSVHIKGQDARGKPGNIASYVVVTHQHSTIKRAIDRLVFLHKGKIVWEGMTHEFTTSTNPIVQQFASGSLEGPIKY from the exons ATGGTTTCTTTGTCAACAAACCCCTTCTTTTCTCTAACCACCCAAAACGCTGCgtctcgttcttcttcttcttcttcttcttcgttgtATTCGAGATTCGCGGCTTCAACCAAGTTCAATTCTTTCCACGCAAATAATAAAGATCATAGAAAGGTTGTTTGTGCTTGCGTCGCTCCTCCAACGAACTTCAAGAGCGAAGACTCTTCCGCCCTCAGATTCAAT GGTTCATCGAAATCGGAGCAATTGAGCACACTTCGGGAACAAGATGGTGACTCTGATGTTCTTATTGAGTGTAGAGACGTCTACAAGTCATTTGGGGAAAAGAAAATCCTCAATGGTGTTAGCTTCAAG ATTAGACATGGGGAAGCAGTTGGAATAATCGGTCCTTCTGGGACTGGAAAATCCACAGTTTTAAAGATTATTGCAGGATTACTTATTCCAGATAAG GGTGAGGTTTATATTCGAGGTAGAAAGAGAGTTGGTCTGGTAAGCGATGATGAGCTACATGGTCTTCGCATTGGATTA GTGTTCCAAAGTGCAGCACTTTTTGATTCTTTGACTGTCCGTGAAAATGTTGGTTTTCTCTT GTATGAACACTCAAGCATGCCTGAAGACCAGATATCAGAGGTTGTCAAGGAAACCTTGGCTGCTGTTGGATTGAAG GTTCTCTTATATGATGAACCAACTGCTGGACTAGATCCCATTGCATCAACTGTTGTTGAGGATCTAATTCGTTCAGTGCACATAAAAGGACAAGATGCACGTGGGAAACCCGGGAACATTGCATCATATGTGGTCGTCACTCACCAACATAGTACCATTAAAAGAGCCATTGACAG GTTGGTGTTTCTACACAAGGGAAAGATTGTTTGGGAAGGAATGACTCATGAATTTACAACATCAACAAATCCAATTGTTCAACAG TTTGCATCTGGGAGCCTGGAGGGTCCTATCAAATACTAG